The Planctomycetia bacterium genomic interval CCTCCGTGGCGGCGTGGAAGCGATCGAGGTCACCTTCACGGTTCCACGAGCGCATCGCGTGATCGAGCAGATGGCGGACGCCCTGGGGGACCGCATCCTGCTGGGTGCCGGAACGGTGCTGGATCCCGAAACGGCCCGCATCGCGATCCTGGCCGGGGCGGAGTTCATCGTTTCCCCGACCGTGAACCTGGACGTCATTCGCCTCTGCCGTCGCTTTAGCAAGGTCGTCATGCCCGGCGCGCTGACGCCGACCGAAGTGCTCCAGGCTTGGGAAGCGGGGGCCGACGTCGTGAAGATTTTCCCATCGGACCTGACCGGTCCGGCCTACCTCAAGGCGCTCGCCGGGCCGCTTCCGCAAGTCCGGCTCATGCCCACCGGCGGCGTGAATCTCGAAACCGCCGCGGATTTCCTCCGCGCCGGCGCCTTCGCGCTCGGTGTCGGGAGCTCCCTGGTCGACGGTCGCAGTTTGAAGGACCGCGACTTTGCTCGAATTGAGACGCTCGCCTCCGAGTACGTC includes:
- the eda gene encoding bifunctional 4-hydroxy-2-oxoglutarate aldolase/2-dehydro-3-deoxy-phosphogluconate aldolase, with product MNTLDRIARTGIVAVMRGDDGGLLTEAAAALLRGGVEAIEVTFTVPRAHRVIEQMADALGDRILLGAGTVLDPETARIAILAGAEFIVSPTVNLDVIRLCRRFSKVVMPGALTPTEVLQAWEAGADVVKIFPSDLTGPAYLKALAGPLPQVRLMPTGGVNLETAADFLRAGAFALGVGSSLVDGRSLKDRDFARIETLASEYVKLVVDTRAKMAKKA